The DNA region GGAATGTGCCGTTGACGAGCCGGCGTTTCAGTTCCGCGTTGGTAATGATGATCTTTCCGGCGCGGTACCGGTTCACTTCGTCGACGACGCTCGCCAGCGGCCGGTCGCGGAAGATCAACAATCCGGTCTGCCAGGCCGCGACCTGCTTGGCGTCGACCGGAAGCGATGCCTGTAGGCCCGCGCGCGAATAGGTGACCTGTTCTGCCTTGCGAAGCTGCACGGAACGGCCGTCCTGCTCGACAGTGACGATACCGTCGAGGCACGTCACCGAAACCACGCCATCGAGGCAGCGCGCATTGAAATCGGCCTGCAGCGCGCTGATGCGTCCGTCGCGCGCCAGCATCACCAACGGCGTCGACGACGATCTTCTTGCGACCACCGAGGCCTCGCCCGAGATCAACTCTACCCGAGTCTCGTTCGGCGCAGGCCGCAGCGCCAGGCTGGTCTGGGTGTTCAATTCAACCGAAATGTCGGGCGCCAGCATCACCTTGCGCTGTTCGCCCTTTCCGGTCCGGTAGTCGGCCGAGAGCTCTTCGATCGACGGCCACATGTCGAGTGGCGGGCGAATCATCACATAGCCGGCTGCGGCTGCGATCGCACCGCCGAGCACGATGCGGCGCGTCAAGAAGCGTGATGGCCGGGGCGGCAACGCCACCACGGGGGCCGCCGCGGCCTGCTCATCGGCGAGTTCCTTCGCCGCGGCGCTGGCGCTGCGGAGCAGCCGGGCAGCCGCCCTGAAAGCATCCTCGTGGTCTGGACTTTGCGCGCGCCAGCGTTGCAACGCGTCGACGTCGGCGCGGGTCGGCACGCCGGCTTTCAGCCGAACTACCCAGTCAAGCGCCTCATCCAGCAACGGATCGGGCCCGGAAGTGCGGGTCGGCTCGGTCACGACGGATCGCTCATCACCCTGCTCGCCAAACCTCAACCTCCCAATCGCGTCGAGCACATAGCGAAGTTCGCTATATAGACGATTCCGACGGCAGCAGGGCACCGCAATCGGCCGTTGCGCACAACGCAGGCAGAAACATCCGGCAATCGCGGCTTGCTCCGGGTCGCGCGCCGGGAGGCCGCGCGGCGATCGCATGCCGGGCCGATCAGGTCTGCACGTGTTTTCAAGCGGCGCAACACTTCCGGCGAACCTTTCCCAGGCACCCAACGGTCCTTGTGAGATCGCTCTCTACCCTATAGACGACGGAAAGCCCGCTATCCCGCAGAACAGAGGTTGAGAATCCTGCAGCTTGTGCCCCCTGATTTCAGGTCAAGCGCCTGCAGTTGTTGGAAATAGTTCCGGCAACAAATTTCGACGGCCGGCTCCGCGCGACGGCGCGCGTCGCGGCCGCGGCGAATGCGATCACGTACGGGGACGAGGACCGCCGAGACGACGGATCAGAGTATAATCGAGGCAATCGGCACAATGGCTCAGGGCCAACTTCAAATCGCTTTCCACCGTTCGCACGCTGACACCGAGGCGGGTTGCCACATCGCTCGGCGTCCGTCCCTCGATCGTAATACCATAAAGCACATCGCGCGGCCGCTCCGGCAATTCGGCCAACGCCCGCTTGAAGGCATCAATATCGGAGCGCGCCTCGACGATTCGCGCCGGGCTCGGTCCGTCGTCGCTGACGTCGAGCAATGAATCGATTTCGGCCGCACTGACGCGGAGATTCTGCGCCTTCTGGCGATCCCTGGCGATGTTGATCGCGATACGGAAGATATAGTCGGCGGGGCTGCGGATCGGCACCGCGTCAGTGACCCGCTCCAGCCGCAGGAACGTCTCGTGCAGGGCTTCGTACGCGAAGTCCGACGATCCCAGACGGCGGGTCAATTTCTTGACCAGGCCGTCGTAGTTATCTGCAAGCTGGCCCCGCAGCCGCATTCGATTGATTTCAGCCACGTTCCGCGGCCTCCCAGACACCAGCCCGATATCCAGATTGAATTGTTCTTGAAGCTGCCCATCTCGTAACGGCCGCGCACAACACATTTATGACGGCAACAAGTCGACACCGAACGACACGCAGGCTGGTGCATCGCGGTCACATCCAACCAATGAACTGCCGCTCGCGCTCGCGAAGCCGAACGCGACCGCGCAATTGGATCAGGCCGGGTCGAAGACCAAAGTGATCTGAATATTGAGCCGGTCGGGCAGCGCCGACGGGATCAACGGCAGCGGCTGCGCCCGCCGGATCGCGTCGACCGCAGCCTTGTCGAGCACGGCCTGTCCGGAACTGGTCTTGACCCAGACCTCGAGCAGGGTGCCGTCCCGCTGCATGGAGAACAGCGTCTCGACCGCCCCGTGCAGCCGACCGAGCCGCGCCGCGTTCGGATAGCGCTGGTAGCGTGCCACGTGACGAAGCAGCGCCTGCTGAAATTTCACGGCGACAGTGTTGGGCGGCGCATCGGCGGGCGACGGCGTCGGACGCAAGCTCGGCACGGTTGGCTCCGCCGGCATCGGCTCCCGCGCCGGGGCCGCGGTCAGATTGTCGAGCGGCGGGTCAGAGCTCTCCAGCGACACCTCGGTCCGGCTCGCGAGGGTCGCGGTTTGCGGCTGCGACACGGGCGCAACCGGAATCGGCGCAGGCGACGGGCTCGGCAGCAACCGAACCTGGACGATCGAGCTCTGCTCCCGGCTTGCCGATCCAGCCGGCGGCTGCAACCGGATCCAGTAAATTCCCCCGACGAACAACAGGGCCGCGATGGCCGGCACCAGGAGCAGACGCAGCACCTCGCCCGAGGTCCACGCGCTCGGATCCTCGGGATGAAACAGCAGCGTCATCGGCCTCAAGCCGCGCACGCCATCCGCTCCGCTGGCGTCGTTGTCAATCATTGGAACGATTTCACCCGGATTGCGATCCGCACCGGCTGCGACGCATTCGCAGGCGTCGTCCGGCTGACGGTCAATCCTTGCAGCGCCGCCGTCACGGCGGCATCACGGTTCTGATCGCCGGTCGATCGCAACAGCTGGGTTCGCTGGATCGTGCGCGAGGGATCGATCCACAGATCGACAACGAGCTGATAGCTGCCGCCGCGAGACCCGATATTCTTCTGCAACGCTTTCTGAAGGTCGAACTGCAGGCTTTCGCTGTAGTCGCGCAGCGCGCCGGTATCGTTGCCGTCACTGCTCGCCCGCACCTGCAGCGTGCCGAGCGACAGATCCGCGGTCGCAAGCGGGCTCAACGGCGGATGGTCGGCCCGCGCGGCGCGCGAAGCAAGCGTGATGGCATCCGGACGAATGTACTGGACCTTCAGATCGGTTCCCGCCAGCAGCACATTCAATGCATCCTCGGGCGTGAGGCTGCCTTCGACCGATGTCGACTTCCGGCCCGTCGCAGAATTGCTCTCATAGAGCACCTGAACGCCGGTTCGTTCGCCATAAGCCTGCAGCGCACTCGCAAGCTGCTGGGCCGGGATGTTGAATTCGATCGCTGCGGATGCCGTGACGGTGTCGCGCTGCTGCGCGGCAACCGCGCAGATGCTGCCAATCAGCAGCGCAGCACAAATCCCGAACAGATACCGCGACGTTGCGGAGGCTCCCGGAGCGTGAGCGCCGATCGCAGCGCCCGCGCGTGCACCATATGATCCAACTGCCGTCATAACCTTGCTTCGGCCCAAAGTGACCGTGGGTGAAATTCGGCCAGCATGTCTGTGCGGGTTGACCTTACGGCCAGCGAGCCTGCGTTCTTTATATCTGGAATGTGACGGCCGTCTAACCGGCAACATGATCGGCGGGAGTGCCGGGAATTTGTGCTGACCTTTCAGCGCGAAAAGTTCCCGAACAGCGCCGGAGCGGCGCCGCGCTCAAGGCAAGCGACGCGGCGCGGGCCAAAAAACGAGCGAGCGCTCTCTCAGAAAAATTGATCATCCCCCTTTTCCGAACGGCAGTTCGTGGGCTAGGAATTAAGCAAGGGCGCAAAGCCCGGCCCGGATCGGCAACCAAATGAATGGTCCGGGGACATAGCCAGGGAGGCAACGTGGGTCTCGCGCGTCAGCGGCCGGGGACGAATGCGTTCGCGATGGACGTGCTTTGCGCACGCATTCTCGAACGTCATCGGGATTCCATCCGGGTCCAGAAGCCGCATCTCGCCGTTCCGAACCTCACGCGCATCATCGGCGCCACACTCACGCTGTCCAACAAGCACGGCTTTCACGCCACCACGCTGCGCCAGCTCGCGGAGGCGTCCGGCCTCAGCATGGGCGGCCTCTATACCTATTTCGACAGCAAGCCGACGCTGCTGTCGATGATCCTCGGCGAGGTCGCCGAGACGGCCGCCGAGGTCCTCACCGCACCGCCCGCCAGCGTGAAGCAGGATGCGCGCAAGCATCTGCACTGGATCATCGCCACCCATGTTCGCATGAGCGAGGCGATGCAACCCTGGTTCGTGTTCTCCTTCATGGAAGCGAAGTCGTTTCCGCCCGCCGAACGCCAGCGCGCCATCGAGATGGAGGTGATGACCGAGAAGATCATCGCCGACGTCCTCAAACAAGGTGTCGCCAGCGGGATGTTCGCCATCGACCAGGTCACGCTGACGGCCTCGCTGATCAAGCCGCTGCTGCAGGACTGGTACGTCAAGCGCGCGAAGTACCGCAGACGCGGCACCTCGATCGAGGCCTACATCAACGCCGTCGGCGCCTTCGTCGACGCCGCGGTCGCCGGCCGGGCGCGGCCCGGCCGCGTCGCGACCGGCTCGCGCACGAGATCCAGGCCGACGGCGCAGCCATAGCAGCAGGAAGGACGAGGAATGAAGCGATTGCGGTTCAATCAACAGGAGATCGTCTTCGCCGTATTCGCCGTGCTCTTCCTGGCGTTCTCGATTTTCCTGCGCGGCTTTCTGACACCGGAGAACATGCTGACCCTGCTGCAGAACGTGGCGGTGCTCGGCATCCTCGGGCTTGCCATGGCGCTGGTCGTGATCGGGCGCGGCATCGACATCTCGCTGATCGCAGCGCTCGCGGTGCCTCCGGGGCTCGTGCTGCAGATGGTGCAAAACGGCCACTCGCTGCCGGCCTCGCTGCTCACGGCCGTGCTGCTCACGATCGCCTTCGGCCTGGTCAACGGCTGGCTGATTGCCTACGCCGAGGTCCCTTCGCTGTTTGCGACGCTGGCGACCGGCCTGCTGCTCGCCGGCCTCGGACAGGCCGCGCTGTTTCAGCTCGACGTCGTGCAGTGGAGCGACGGCATGCAGGGCTTCGAGCGGCTCGGACAAGGCACCATCCTCGGTATCCCGACCTCGATCGTGATGTTTGCGATCGCCTGCGTGGTGGTCGCCTTCCTGCTGCGCCAGACGCGCTGGGGCGCCTATATCTACGCGATCGGCGACAATCCCTATGCGGCCCGCGTCACCGGCATCCCCTCGCGGCCGATCATCGTGCTGCAATATGTCGTCGCGGCCCTGATCGGCTGCTTTGCAGGCCTGGTGATGGCGGCGTCGGTCAACTCGATGCCGACCCGCGTCTTCAATTCGACCCTGATCTACGACGTCATTCTCGTCGTCGTGCTCGGCGGCATCGGCCTGTCGGGCGGCCGCGGCGGCGTGCTCAACGTCATCATCGGAACGCTGCTGATCGGCACCATGCTGAACGGCATGACCATCATGGACATCTCCTACGCCGGACAGAACCTCGTCAAGGGCGTCGTGCTGCTGCTCGCCGTCATCACCGATTCATTCCTGAATCCGCGCAACGAAGAAACGGCACAGCAGGGCGACATCTGAACCAGGCTACAAAAAGATCAATCACGACCAAGGAGGAAGCAATGAAATACGCTGTCAGGACTGCCAAGGTGATCGCCGCAGCGCTCGGGCTCGCGGCCATCGCCGCCCCGGCTCTGGCCCAGCAGGGCCTCGACGAGCCGTTCCAGAAGCCGTTCAAGGAGGCCCTTGCCGGCAAGACGGTGGCCTACGTTCCGGTCGCCATGAACTTCGACCTCACCGAAGGCTGGTATGCCGGCATGAAGAAGGAGCTCGAGCCGCTCGGCGTCAAGTTCGAGATCCGCGATCCCAACTGGAACACCAATGCCGGCGCGCAGGCGGTGACCTCACTGATCTCGGAGAAGCCGGCCGTGATGGTGATCCACAATCCGGACGTACAGACCTACGCCAAGCTGCTGCAGCGCGCCGAGAACGAAGGCATCTACGTCATCCAGATCAACATGGGATCGGCCTATCGCTCTTCGGCCTTTGTCGGCGCCAACTGGATCGAGATCGGCGAGAAGGACGCTGAAGCCGTGGTCAAGGCGTGCCAGGGCAAGTCGAACAAGATCGCCATCGTGCAGGGCGCGCTCTCGGCCGCCGCCAGCGCCTACACGCTCAAGGGCGTCGAGAACGTGCTCGCCAAGCATCCGGAGATCAAGGTGGTCTCGAGCCAGGCCGCGGACTGGGATGCGGCAAAGGCCAAGGCGATCACCCAGACAGTGCTGAAGCAGAATCCCGATCTCTGCGGCATCGTCGGCTTCTGGGACGGCATGGACATCGGCACCGCGGCCGCGGTGAAGGAAGCCGGCCTGACCGGCAAGGTGTTCGTCGCCACCTCCGGCGGCGGTGAGCGCAAGGGCGCCTGCGAGCTCGTGAAGTCCGGCGCCTTCGATCTCAACCTGAGCTACGACGTGCCGACCCAGGCCGCGCAGATGGCAGGCACCATCAAATGGCTGCTGTCGTCCGGCGCCAAGGCCGGCTCGATCAAGGGTTCGGAATACACGACCCTGATTCCGATCACCAAGGAGAACGCCGACAGCCAGACCGCGTGCTGGAATCTCAGTGACCTGAAGAAATAGCCCGGCCACGTCCGCTTGACGTCCCGGGTGCACCCCGCCCCGGGACGTCGATCTCCCGAAATCCAACGCCCTGCTGGAATGCCGATGCGCGATACCCTGACGAGCCTGCGTTACCGCTATTGGCCGGATCATCTCCTCGGCGAGATCCTGTCCAAGCGTTGGACCGAGACCGCTATTCCGGTGATCCTGCTCTTGATCGTCGGCTTCGCGCTCAGCCGCTCCATCGATCACTTCCTCTCGCCGGCGAGCCTTGCCGACACCGCGCGGCAGGCCGGCGAGATCGGCTTCATCGGGCTCGGCATGGCGCTGGTCGTCATCGTCGGCGGCATCGATCTGTCGGTCGGCTCGATCTTCGCGCTGACGGATTTCTGCGCGCTCTATCTGCTCGACGTGCTGAACTGGCCGGTGCCTGCGGTGGTGGTCGCCACCCTCGCCTGCGGTGCGCTTCTCGGCGCCGTCAACGGCGTGCTGATCGGCTACTTGAGGCTGCGCGCCTTCATCACCACGCTGATCACCTTGATCATTTACCGGTCGGCGTTCGACCTCCTGATCCAGCGCTACTCCAATTCAATCGCCGCGGCCTTCCCCGACATCCCGTCCTGGAATTTCATCGGCGGCGGCGACGTGTTCGGCATTCCGAGCGTCGCTTTGGTCTACATCGCGATCGCGATCTTCGGCCATATCTTCATGACGCGGCTGCGCCCGGGCTGGCACATCACCGCGATCGGCGGCTCGCGCCGTTCGGCCTACAATTCCGGCATTCCGGTTCGCCGCACCATCGCGCTGTGCTATGTCGCGAGCGGCGTGCTGACCAGCATCGCTGCGCTGTTCTTCGCAGCCAGGCTCGGCACCGTCGGCGGCGACATCGGCGTCGGCCTCGAGGTGATCGTGCTGACCGCGACCGTGCTCGGCGGCATCACGCTTGGCGGCGGCAAGGGCTCGGTCGCCAAATCGCTGGTCGGCGTGCTGATCGTGCTCTTGATCACCAACGGCCTGACCACGCTCAATGCGCGCGGCGGCATCAACCGCATGGCGCTCGCAGGCATCCTGCTGGTCGCCGCGATGGTCGACATCCGCTGGCAGAAGAACCGCACCCGCATCATCAGCAAGGTCTATGTCGCGCCGACCTATCACGCGTTGCCGCCGCCCCCGGCCACCGAGATCGGCCAGGGCGGCCCGTTCGAGCAGAACGACAAGCTGCGCGATGTGGAACTGATCGGTCTCGGCCGCATCGAGGCGCCGGAGGACGTGATCCTCGATCGCAACAACAACCTCTACGCCGGCTCGCGCCATGGCGACATCATGCGCTTCTTCGCGCCCGACTATCAGCGCATGGAAGTGTTCGCCCATATCGGCGGCCAGCCGCTCGGCATGGCGTTCGACCGGCAGGACAATCTCTATGTCTGCATCGGCGGCATGGGCCTGTACCGGATCACGCCCGACGGCACCGTGGAAAAGGCGACCGACGAGACCAACCGCAGCATGCATTCGGTGAACGACGACAGCCGGCTGCGGCTCGCCGACGACCTCGACATCACCGATGACGGCCTGATCTTCTTCTCGGAAGCCACCGTGCGCTACGAGATGGACGAATGGCCGATCGACGGCCTCGAGGCCCGCGGCAACGGCCGCATCATCTGCTACGACACCAAGACCGGCGCGACGCATACGGCGCTGCGCGGCCTCAAATTCCCCAACGGCATCTGTGTCGCCAGCGATGGCCAGTCGATCCTGTTCGCTGAAACCTTCGGCTGCTCGATCAAGCGGCTGTGGTTCGCGGGGCCGAAGAAGGGCCAGGTCGAGGTGGTGATGGACAATCTGCCGGGCTACCCCGACAACATCAACCTCGCC from Bradyrhizobium sp. B124 includes:
- a CDS encoding FecR domain-containing protein gives rise to the protein MTEPTRTSGPDPLLDEALDWVVRLKAGVPTRADVDALQRWRAQSPDHEDAFRAAARLLRSASAAAKELADEQAAAAPVVALPPRPSRFLTRRIVLGGAIAAAAGYVMIRPPLDMWPSIEELSADYRTGKGEQRKVMLAPDISVELNTQTSLALRPAPNETRVELISGEASVVARRSSSTPLVMLARDGRISALQADFNARCLDGVVSVTCLDGIVTVEQDGRSVQLRKAEQVTYSRAGLQASLPVDAKQVAAWQTGLLIFRDRPLASVVDEVNRYRAGKIIITNAELKRRLVNGTFQVDKLDNFVAQVEQLFGARITSLPGGVVLMS
- a CDS encoding RNA polymerase sigma factor, with the protein product MAEINRMRLRGQLADNYDGLVKKLTRRLGSSDFAYEALHETFLRLERVTDAVPIRSPADYIFRIAINIARDRQKAQNLRVSAAEIDSLLDVSDDGPSPARIVEARSDIDAFKRALAELPERPRDVLYGITIEGRTPSDVATRLGVSVRTVESDLKLALSHCADCLDYTLIRRLGGPRPRT
- a CDS encoding energy transducer TonB, translating into MTLLFHPEDPSAWTSGEVLRLLLVPAIAALLFVGGIYWIRLQPPAGSASREQSSIVQVRLLPSPSPAPIPVAPVSQPQTATLASRTEVSLESSDPPLDNLTAAPAREPMPAEPTVPSLRPTPSPADAPPNTVAVKFQQALLRHVARYQRYPNAARLGRLHGAVETLFSMQRDGTLLEVWVKTSSGQAVLDKAAVDAIRRAQPLPLIPSALPDRLNIQITLVFDPA
- a CDS encoding STN domain-containing protein, which encodes MTAVGSYGARAGAAIGAHAPGASATSRYLFGICAALLIGSICAVAAQQRDTVTASAAIEFNIPAQQLASALQAYGERTGVQVLYESNSATGRKSTSVEGSLTPEDALNVLLAGTDLKVQYIRPDAITLASRAARADHPPLSPLATADLSLGTLQVRASSDGNDTGALRDYSESLQFDLQKALQKNIGSRGGSYQLVVDLWIDPSRTIQRTQLLRSTGDQNRDAAVTAALQGLTVSRTTPANASQPVRIAIRVKSFQ
- a CDS encoding TetR/AcrR family transcriptional regulator; the protein is MDVLCARILERHRDSIRVQKPHLAVPNLTRIIGATLTLSNKHGFHATTLRQLAEASGLSMGGLYTYFDSKPTLLSMILGEVAETAAEVLTAPPASVKQDARKHLHWIIATHVRMSEAMQPWFVFSFMEAKSFPPAERQRAIEMEVMTEKIIADVLKQGVASGMFAIDQVTLTASLIKPLLQDWYVKRAKYRRRGTSIEAYINAVGAFVDAAVAGRARPGRVATGSRTRSRPTAQP
- a CDS encoding ABC transporter permease — its product is MKRLRFNQQEIVFAVFAVLFLAFSIFLRGFLTPENMLTLLQNVAVLGILGLAMALVVIGRGIDISLIAALAVPPGLVLQMVQNGHSLPASLLTAVLLTIAFGLVNGWLIAYAEVPSLFATLATGLLLAGLGQAALFQLDVVQWSDGMQGFERLGQGTILGIPTSIVMFAIACVVVAFLLRQTRWGAYIYAIGDNPYAARVTGIPSRPIIVLQYVVAALIGCFAGLVMAASVNSMPTRVFNSTLIYDVILVVVLGGIGLSGGRGGVLNVIIGTLLIGTMLNGMTIMDISYAGQNLVKGVVLLLAVITDSFLNPRNEETAQQGDI
- a CDS encoding sugar ABC transporter substrate-binding protein translates to MKYAVRTAKVIAAALGLAAIAAPALAQQGLDEPFQKPFKEALAGKTVAYVPVAMNFDLTEGWYAGMKKELEPLGVKFEIRDPNWNTNAGAQAVTSLISEKPAVMVIHNPDVQTYAKLLQRAENEGIYVIQINMGSAYRSSAFVGANWIEIGEKDAEAVVKACQGKSNKIAIVQGALSAAASAYTLKGVENVLAKHPEIKVVSSQAADWDAAKAKAITQTVLKQNPDLCGIVGFWDGMDIGTAAAVKEAGLTGKVFVATSGGGERKGACELVKSGAFDLNLSYDVPTQAAQMAGTIKWLLSSGAKAGSIKGSEYTTLIPITKENADSQTACWNLSDLKK
- a CDS encoding SMP-30/gluconolactonase/LRE family protein, whose amino-acid sequence is MPMRDTLTSLRYRYWPDHLLGEILSKRWTETAIPVILLLIVGFALSRSIDHFLSPASLADTARQAGEIGFIGLGMALVVIVGGIDLSVGSIFALTDFCALYLLDVLNWPVPAVVVATLACGALLGAVNGVLIGYLRLRAFITTLITLIIYRSAFDLLIQRYSNSIAAAFPDIPSWNFIGGGDVFGIPSVALVYIAIAIFGHIFMTRLRPGWHITAIGGSRRSAYNSGIPVRRTIALCYVASGVLTSIAALFFAARLGTVGGDIGVGLEVIVLTATVLGGITLGGGKGSVAKSLVGVLIVLLITNGLTTLNARGGINRMALAGILLVAAMVDIRWQKNRTRIISKVYVAPTYHALPPPPATEIGQGGPFEQNDKLRDVELIGLGRIEAPEDVILDRNNNLYAGSRHGDIMRFFAPDYQRMEVFAHIGGQPLGMAFDRQDNLYVCIGGMGLYRITPDGTVEKATDETNRSMHSVNDDSRLRLADDLDITDDGLIFFSEATVRYEMDEWPIDGLEARGNGRIICYDTKTGATHTALRGLKFPNGICVASDGQSILFAETFGCSIKRLWFAGPKKGQVEVVMDNLPGYPDNINLASDGNYWLALVGMRSPSLDLAWKMPGFRRRMAKRVPVDEWLFPNINTGCVVKFNEQGKILESFWDLRGENHPMITSMREHRGYLYLGGIMNNRIGRYKLDNADPNYVQYDKRWGKLS